GGGGGACGCGGAGCTGGACAAGGCCGTGGCGGACCGGCTGCTGCCCGCGCTGGTGCACCTGGTGCGCAACGCGGTGGACCATGCGCTGGAGTCGCCGGAAGCGCGCCGCGCCGCGGGCAAGCCGGAGGAAGGCGTGGTGCGCGTGGCCAGCCATGGCCGGGCGGGTGGGCTGCTGGACCTCACCGTGGCGGATGACGGGCGCGGCGTGGATGCGCGGGCGGTGGCCGCGCGCGCGGGCGTGCCCGTGCCTCCCACGCCGGACGCGCTGCTGGAGGTGCTCTGCCGGCCCGGCTTCTCCACCCGGGATGCCGCCAACGCGACCAGCGGGCGGGGCATGGGCATGGACATCGTCCAACGCATCATCGTGGACCAGCTGGGTGGCGAGCTGGGGATGGAGACGCGGCCCGGCGCCGGCACCACCTTCCGGCTCCGCGTGCCGCTCACGATTACGCTGCTGGACGCGCTCGTCTTCGAGTGCGCCGGGCTTCGCTACGCCGTGGCGGTGGGCTCCGTGGAGGAGCTCGTCGAGGTGGACGCCGCGCGGCTGGTATGGCCCGCCGGCGCGGGGGGCGTGGCCCTGCTGGAGCGCCGGGGGAGCTCGGTGCCGCTGATGGGGCTGGCCCGGCTGCTGGGGCGCGGGGAAGCGGACGGCCGCGGAGGTGCGGTGGCCAAGGCGCTGCTCGTGCGCCAGCGCGGTGAGCTGGTCGCGTTCGGTGTGGAGCGGCTGGTGGGACAGCAGGAAATCGTCCTGCGTCCGCTGGAGGACCCCTTGGTGCGCGTGCCCGGCGTGGTGGGCGCCACGGACCTGGGGGATGGGCGGCCCACGCTGGTGCTGGACCTGGCCGCGCTCGGGCTGGCGCGAGGTGGCGGCGCGCCGCACCGACGCAGGGCTTCCGTCCGGGAAGAGGGGCGCCTCGCATGAGCGTGCTGCATGTCGTGTTCAAGGTAGACGGAGCCGAGTACGTGCTGCCCGCGGCGGACGTGCTCCAGATGGAGTCCTTCACGGGGGCCACGCCCGTACCGGGCGCCGCGCCGCACGTCGCCGGGTTGGTGCAGGTGCGGGGACGCGTCATCCCGGTGGTGGATGCCCGCCTGCGCTTTGGCCTGCCGCCGGTGGAGCGCACGCTCGACTCCCGGGTGGTGGTGGCGCAGCTCGGCAGCCGGGTCGTGGGGCTCGTGGTGGACAGCGCCCGCGAGGTGCTGAAGCTGGACCCCCAGCAGCTCAAGCCGCCCCCTCCGCTGGTCGTGGAGGGAGCGCGCGGTTTCGTGAAGGCCGTGGCCCAGGTGGGCCCGCGCCTGGTGATGCTCATCGATTTCCCTCGGGTCATCGGGGAGGAGACGTTGGATGGCGACGGACAGCGGTAACGCAGGGGTGGCGCTGGAAGAGGCCCGTACCCTGGCCGAAGACGCGGCGCGCAGTGTCCAGGAGAGCGTGGGGTTGGTGCAGGCGGTGGAGGGGCTCGCGACGCGGCTGGCGGCCGGCGGCAACGAGCAGGCCGCGGCCTCCGAGCAGGTGCGCGCCGCCATCGAATCGGTGGCCGCGCACGTGGAGGAGACGGGCCAGTCCGTCCATGAGCTGGTGCGCTCGCAGCGCACGGTGAGCGACTCCGCGCGGGCCCAGGTGCAGGAGGCCGAGGCCACCGCGGGCACCCTCCAGGAGGTGAACGCCTCGGTGGCTGGCGTGCGCAAGGACGCCGCGCACCTGGCTGCCTCGGCGGACACCACGGCGGGGGCGCTGGAGGAGGTGTCGCGCTCGGTGAAGGGCGTGAGCGCCAACGCGGAGGAGCTGGCCGCCTCCAGCGAGGAGCTGCTGGCCTCCATGACGGAGATGAACGCCACCGTGGCGGACCTGGTGGCGCGCAACCAGGCCAGCGCCGCCGCCACCGAGCAGGTGGCCGCCACCGCCGAGGAGATGGCCAAGGGCATTGTCCGGCTGTCCACGGATTCGCAGGGGGTGGGCGAGCGCGTGGCGCAGGTGACGCAGGCGGTGACGGGAATGGTCCGCTCCCTGGCCGAGGCGTCCCGGGACGCCACGGCCATGGCCTCCAGCGTGGAGGACACGGCGGCCACGGTGGAGGAGCTGGCGCGCAGCGTGAAGGGCGTGGCGGAGAACGCCCGGACGCTGGAGACCCACTCCGCCAGCACCGCGTCCTCCGTGGAGGAGGTGGCCGCCAGCGTGGAGGAGGTGGCCGCCACGGCGGAGAAGAACGCGGCGACCGTGGAGGCCAACGCGGCCACCATCGAGCAGCTCGCCCGCTCCGCGCAGACGGTGGCGAAGGCCTCCGAGCAAATCAATTCCCTGGCGGCTGGCAGCGCCACGGCCTCCGCGCAACTGGAGGCGTCCACGCGGCGGGTGGCGCAGATGATGGAGGAGGCGCGCACCACCGCCGAGCGCGTGGGGAGCACCGCGCGGGAGGGTGGCGCCACGGTGGCGCGCTCCATCGCCGGCTTTGGCCGTATCCGCGAGTCCATTGTCGGGTCGGCCGGGGTGATGAAGGAGATGGGGCGGCGCGCCGAGGAGATTGGCGACATCGTGCAGACCATCAACCTCATCGCGGACCGCACGAACCTCTTGTCCCTCAACGCCAGTATCGAGGCGGCGCGCGCCGGTGAGCACGGCCGGGGCTTCGCGGTGGTGGCGGAGGAGATTCGCGCGCTGGCGGACCGCGCGGCGGCGGCCAGCGCGGACGTGGCGAAAATCGTCCGGGGCCTGCAGACGACGGCGCGCGAGGCGGCCACCGCTTCGGGCGAAGGCGTGCGGGCGGCGGACGAGGGTGCGGCGCTGGCAGGGGATGCCGAGCGCGCGCTGGCCACCATCCTCAAGGGGGTGGAGGACCTGGGGAGCAACGTGCGCGAGGTGTCGCGCGCCTCCAGCGAGCAGGTGCAGGCCACGCAGGCGCTGGTCCAGGGCACCGCGAAGGTGAGCGAGCAGGGACGGGCCATCGCCATATCCGCGGCGGAGCAGGCGCAGGCCGCCCAGGCGCTGGCGCAGGGCGGCGCGGAGATGCGGCGCATGTCGCGGCAGACGATGCAGGCCACCTCCGAGCAGGCGCGCGCGCTGCGCGACGTGGTGCGCTCCAACGGTCAGCTCGCGGAGGCGACACAGAAGGTGTCGCGCGCCGTGCAGGAGCAGGCGGTGGCGGCGGCGGACCTGGCCAAGGGCACCTCCCAGATGCGTCAGCTCGTCCAGGGCGTGAGCGGGGTGGTGAGCACCCAGAGCCGTGACGTGGCGGGGGTGGGCACGTTGGTGCAGGAGGCGGCGGCGTCCACCCAGCGCACCCTGGTGGGGCTGGCCGAGCAGGCCACGGCCGCCCAGGAGGTGACGCGGGCCATGGAGGAGACGCGCAAGCAGGTGGCCCAGTCCGCGCGCGGCATGACGGAGCAGGCCCGCGCCCTCAAGCAGAGTGAAACGGCCAGCCGCCAGGTGGCGAAGCTGGCCGCGTCGGTGACGCGGGCCGCGGAGGAGCAGTCGAAGGCGCTCAGCGGGCTGGTGCGGGAGGCGGACGAGGTGCGGCGCGTGGCGCGGCAGACGTCGCGCGCGCTGGACGAGCAGACGGAGGCGCTCGGTGCGCTCACGGCCTCCGCCAGCCGCCAGGCCACGGGCGTGGCCGTGGTGGCACGCGCCAGCGCGGAGGCGACGGCGGTGATGGAGGGCCTGGCCAAGAACGTGGAGGAGATTCGCCTCCGGGCGCGGGACATCACCACCGCCACCGCGCAGCAGGCGCGCGCGACGGCCACCACCGCCACGGAGGTGCAGGAGGTGGCGGGCCGGCTGGCCCACCTCACGCGGCTGCAGGGCGCGCAGTCGGAGAGCCTCGCCCGGCTGCGAGGCGCGCTGGGCGGCGCGAAGGACAACCCGGAGGTCGCGGCGGCCTCGCCGCGGGAGCAGCGGGCATGACGGCCGCATCCTCGACGTCGGTGCACCCGCTGACGCTGTCGGCGGAGGACCGCTCCCAGGTGGATGAGGTGGAGCAGCTCGCCCAGCGCGGCGCCGCCAGCCTGGCGCTGCTGGTGGGCGGGCTGGATGCCCAGAGCTGGGCGGTGCGGCGCGCCGTGGTGGGCGCCCTGGCGAAGCTGGGGACGCCCGCGGTGGCGCCGCTGCGCGACGTGCTGCTCCACCGCCGCGACAGCGAGGCGCGACTGGCGGCCGCCGTGGAGGCGTTGGTGGCCTCCACCGGTGATGTCGAAGGCACGCTGGAGGCGCTGGGGGAGGACGCCAACCCCGCCATCGTCTGTGACGTCGCCCAGGTGCTGGGCCGGCGCCGCAGCCGGCGCTCGGTGCCGCTCTTGTCCCGGCTCACCGTGCACCCGGATGACAACGTGGCGGTGGCGGCCATCGAGGCGCTGGGCCGCGTGGGCGGCGGCGCGGCGGTGGACGCGCTGCTGGCGGCGCTGGGCAGCGGGAACTTCTTCCGCATCTTCCCCGCCATCGACGTGCTGGGCCGGTGTGGAGACCCCGTGGTGGTGCCCGCGCTGCTGGGCCTGTTGCCCGACCCCTTCTACACCCTGGAGGCGGCGCGGGCGCTGGGGCGCACCGGTCAGGAGGCCGCGGTGCCCTCGCTGGTGGGGCTGCTGCGCAAGGGCAATGACGCGTCGGTGCGCGCGGCGGCGGTGGCGCTGGTGGACATCCACGAGGCCCAGGTGCAGCGCTTCGGTGGCTCGCGCACCGTGCACACCGCGGTGCGGGGGCCGGAGTCGGCGGTGCTGGGACGGCGGCTGTCGCAGTGTGTCCCGAGCGCGGACACGACGGAGAAGACGGCCCTCGCACGCCTGCTGGGCTGGGTGGGTGGGCAGGACGCCGCATTCGGGCTGCTGAAGCTCCTGGACGGGCCGGACCCGTCGGTGGCGCGCGCGGCGGCCGGCGCGCTGTCGGAGCTGGGCGCGGACGCGGACACCCAGATTCTCCAGGCGCTGCGCGAGGGCGACAGCCTCCGGCGCCGCGTGCTGTTACCGCTGGTGGGCCGCAGGTCCGCGGCGGTGCCGGACGTCATGTCGTGCCTGGAGGACCGGGACGCGGCGGTGCGCGCCCTGGCGGCGGACACGTTGTCCCGCATTGGCAGCCCGGCCGCGGTGCCGGCCCTGTTCGAGCGGTTGGTGGACGAGGACCTGCGCGTGGTGCAGGCCGCGGTGGGGGCCATCCAGTCCCTGGGCAGCGACACCACGGAGAAGCTGGCGTTGCAGGCGGCCCGCTCCCCCGACGCGCGCCTGCGCCGCGCGGCGCTGCGCATCATCTCCTACTTCGGCTATTCCAAGGGACTGGAAGTGCTGCTCCAGGCCATGCGGGACCCGGATGAGCGCCTGCGCGACGCGGCCATCTACGGCCTGCCCTTCATCGAGGACCCGCGCGCGGTGGACGCGCTGCTGACGGCCGCCAGCCACGAGTCGGAGCGCACGCGCGCGGCGGCCATGCGCGCGCTGGGACAGACGGAGAAGGAGGCGCGCACCACCTCCGCGCTGCTGCGTGGCCTCAACGACCGCGACCCCTGGGTGCGCTACTACGCGTGCCAGGCGCTGGGGAAGCTGAACGAGGAAGCCGCCGCGGACGCCATCGTCGCGCTGGCGGACGACGCCGCGGGCCAGGTGCGCGTGGCGGTGGTGGACGCGCTGGCGCACATGCACACGGAGAGCGCGATGTCGGCGCTCCAGCGCGCGGCGGCCAGCGCGGACGCGGATGTGCGGCGCGCCGCCCTGCTAGGGCTGGGCGTGGGCCGGCGGCCGGACGCGCTGCCCGTGCTGCTGGAGGCGGCGAAGTCGGAGGACGCGGCCACGCGGCTCGTCGCGCTGTCCGCGGTGGCTGAATACGAGGCGCCGGAGACGCTGCCCGCGCTGCTGCATGCCGCGGGTGACGGCGACGACAGCGTGCGCAGCGCCGCGGTGGGCTTCATCGCCACGCGCCCCGGTGTCCCGGCCACGCAGGCCCTGGTGTCCCTGCTGGGGGACATGACGCTGCGCGAGCGGGTGGTGAGCGCCTTGGCGCTGCCCCTGGAGGGACGGCTGCCGGGACTGCTGGCCGCGCTGGAGGCGGCGGACGAAGTCACGGCGCCGCTGCTGGTGGCGGCACTGGCCCGGATGCGACGGGCGGACGCGCGCGCCGCGCTGATGCAGCTCCTGGTGTCCGCCAGTCCGGCGGGCCGTCGCGCCGCGGTGCCCGCGGTGGCGGCATTGGGGACGTTGGAGGCACGCGAGGCGCTGGAGCGCGCCTCCAATCAGGACGAGGACCCCGAGGTCCGGAGGGCCTGCCGGCTGGTGCTGAGCCGCTGACGCCCCGCCATGTTCTCACTGCCCATGTCTCCCCAGGTGTTCGCCATCCTGGCCGCGCTCATCGAGCAGCGCTCCGGGGTGCACTACGCCCCCGAGGACCGGGAGCTGCTCGCCGACAAGGTGGCGCCCCGCGCGCTGGACGCGGGCTTCGACTCGCTGCTCGACTACTACTATTTCCTCCGCTACGACCCGGCGGGCTCCGAGGCGCTGGACGCGCTGGTGGACTCGCTGCTGGTCCACGAGACGTATTTCTTCCGGGAGGCCCTGCCGCTGCGGGTGCTGGCCGAGGACCTGCTGGTGCCCGCCGTGCGCGCCGGACGGCGGCCCCGCGTGTGGAGCGCGGCCTGCTCCACCGGAGAGGAGCCCCTCACGCTGGCGATGATGCTCGCGGAGTTGGGCGTGCTCGACGAGGTGGAGCTGCTGGCCAGTGACTTGAGTGCCCGCGCGCTGGAGCGGGCCCGCACCGGGGAGCACAACCTGCGCTCCCTGCGCGCGCTGCCTCCGGGCGTGGAGGGCCGGTGGCTGGAGACGCGCGAGGGGCGCCCACGCGTCCGGCCGGAGTTGGTGCGCGCGGTGGACTGGCGGCGCGTCAACCTGGTGGATGCCAGCGCGGTGGCGCAGCTGGGCACCTTCGACGCCATCCTCTGCCGCAACGTCCTCATCTACTTCCAGGACGACACCGCGCGCCGCGTGGTGTCGTCCCTGACGCGCGCGCTCGCTCCGGAGGGACACCTGCTGGTGGGGACCTCTGAGTCCCTGATGCGCTTCGGCACCGCGCTCGCCTGCGAGGAGCGGCGCGGCGCCTTCTTCTATACCAAGGCAAGGCCATGACGGTGGTGTCTCCCATTCGCGTGCTGGTGGTGGATGACTCCGCCTTCGCCCGCAAGGTGCTGCGGCAGGTGCTCTCCAGCGCGGAGGGTTTGGAGGTGGTGGGCGTCGCGCGCGACGGCCTGGACGCGCTGGAGAAGGTGGCCGAGCTTTCTCCGGACGTGCTCACGCTGGACCTGGTGATGCCGGGCCTGGACGGGCTGGGCGTGCTGCGCGCGCTCGCCTCCAGCGCCGCCGCGCCCCGCGTGGTGGTGGTGAGCAGCGCGGGCGAGGAGAGCGAGCTGGCGGTGGCCGCGCTCCAGGCCGGCGCGGTGGAGCTGGTGAACAAGCCCACCGCGCTCGCCACCGAGCGGCTGTATGAGCTGGGCGGCGAGCTGGTGGCGAAGGTCCGCACGGCCGCGGGCGCGGTGGCTCGCGCGCCGCCGGAGCCGGCGCCGTCGCCGGAGGCCTCCTCCGCGCCAGTGGCTCGCGCGGCCGCGAAGAGCCTGGTGGTGGTGGGCACCTCCACCGGCGGCCCGCAGGCGCTCACCCGCCTGCTGTCCGAGCTGCCCGTGGACTTCCCCGCGCCGCTGGCGCTCGCGCTCCACATCCCCACGGGCTACACGGAGGCGGTGGCCCGGCGCCTGAACGCGCACTGCGCGCTGGAGGTGTTCGAAGCGGTGGACGGGCTGGAGCTGCGGCCCGGCCGCGTGGTGTTGGCGCGGTCCGGGCAGCACCTCAAGCTGGAGCGCCATGGGCCGGTGACGCTCGCTCGGCTGGACCGGCAGCCGCTGCGCACGGCGCACCACCCCAGCGTGGACGTCCTCTTCGAAAGCGCCGCGCGAAGCTGGGGCTCGGACGTGGTGGGCCTGGTGCTCACTGGCATGGGGGACGACGGCGTCGCGGGCGCCCGGGCCATCCGCGAGGCCGGAGGCACCGTCCTCACGGAGAGCGAGTCCTCCTGCGTGGTGTACGGCATGCCGCGCGCCGTGAAGGAAGCCGGGCTGGCCACCGCCAGCGCTCCGCTGGAGGGCATGCTGGCGCTGCTGCGGCGTCATGTGCGCTGAAGGCCGACCTTTCTAAAGACGGGTGGGTGATGGTTCCGGAGGGCCGGCTGGGTCAGGATGGCCGGCATGCTCCGATACGCCGCTGACCGCCGGACGATGCTGTGGTGTCTGGCCATGCCCGTGGTGGCCCTGTCGATGTACGTGGCCCCCGGGTGGATTCCCTATCTCTGCCCCCTGGCGTGCTACCTGGCGCTGTCGGCAGGCGTCATCGCGCACAACCACAACCACTGCCCCACCTTCCGCAACCGGAAGCTGAACGAGGCCATGGGCATGTGGCTGTCGCTCTTCTACGGGTACCCCACCTTTGTCTGGATTCCGACGCACAACCTCAACCACCACAAGTTCGTGAACAAGGCGGGCGACGCCACCATCACCTGGCGCTACTCGAAGAAGCACAACTTCCTGGTGGCCTTCCTCTTCCCCTTCGTCTCCACGTACTGGCAGCAGGAGCCGACGAAGGCGTTCATCGACAAGGCGCGCGAGCGCAACCGTCCGCTGTACCGCCAGATTCTCACCCAGTACGCCGTCTGGGGCGGCACGCACGCGGCGCTGCTGGGGCTGGCCATGGTGATGCACGGCGTGGCCGGCGGCGCGCGCATCTGGGCGTTCGCCTTCCTGGTGCCGGCGCTCTTCTCGCTGTGGACCATCATGTTCTTCAACTACATCCAGCACGTCCACACGGACCCCTGGAGCGAGCACGACCACAGCCGCAGCTTCACCGGCCGCCTCATCAACTTCTTCCTCTTCAACAACGGCCTCCACGCCGTGCACCATGAGACGCCGGGCCTGCACTGGAGCCTGCTGCCCCAGGCGCACGCGAAAATCGAGGCCGCCATGGACCCGGCCCTCAAGCCGGTGAGCTTCTTCGCCTGGTGCTTCCGCTCGTACGTGGTGGCCCCCTTCCTGCCCCGCTTCGGCACGGCGCAGGTGGGGCGCGCGCCCTATGAGCCGCCCGCGGGTGTCGCGCTGGACGTGCGCTTCGGGGACGACCTGCAGGCCGTCGACTCGGGCGTCAACGTCGCCCGCGTCTGACGCGCCTTCGTGGCGCCGTGGACACCGGCTGCGGCCCCAGTCGGAGGCCGGTGTCCTTTATTTCCCATCTGTCTTTGGAATCGGACCCAGGGGGATTTTCTCTGACTGGCCGTTTCTCATACTTCGAAGTCGCAGGATGAGCGCGGTGGGCGGGCCGGGGGGGACGAAGACACGGGAGGCTCCGCATGATGACGGCTCCAGGACGCGTGCGTCCTTCACCAGGGCCGGTGGAAGCAGCGCCGCGGGTGCTGTGTGTGGGGGCCACGAGCGAATCCTGGTTGGCGCTGTCACGAGCCCTGCGTCCCTTGCGCTGCGTGGCCTTGCAGGTGCCTTCCCTGGAGTCCGCCTTCCTGGAGGTGCAGCACACGCGGCCTTCCCTGGTGCTGGTGCACTGGCGGCAGTTGGTGGCCGGCGCGGGCATGGGCCTGCGCGCGCTGAAGCTGCGCCTGGGGGGGGATGGTCCGCCGGTGGTGCTGGTGGCGGAGCCGGAGACGCCCGCCGAGGTGCTCGAGGTGGGCGACGCGGAGGGGGTCGAGGACTGTCTGCTGTCGCCCCTGCGCACGCACGAGCTGCGCGCGCGGTTGGCGATGCTGGCGGGTGGCGGCGTCCCGGCCGCGCCGGTGCGTGCATCCCGTGTGCGTTCGCGCCTGCTGCTGCTGGCCGGCGCCAGTGGCCCCCTGGCGTGGAGCGGGCTGGGCGCCCTGCTGGAGGCGTGTGGTCATCGCATCCTCTACAGCGCCACCGTGGGCGGTGGCGCCGCGCGCGTGGCCGAATACGGTGAGCGGCCTGACCTGGTGTTGTCTCGGGAAGGCGGGCCAGGTGTGCCCCGGGGCCTGCCCTCTCCACGGTTGCAGCCGCTGCTGGCGGGGGTGCCGTCGCTCACGCTGGACGCGGCCGCGCCGGTGCGTCCGGCCTCGTTGCTGCCTCGCCTCCACGCGCTGTTAGGACGGGAGGACGCCTCGCTGCGTGTCGAGGCGCGGGTGCGTTTCTGCTGTCCGGTGTCCTTCGGCGAGGCGGGGCCGCGCGGCGCGGAGTGGCGCTCCGGCGTGTCCAGCGCGCTGAGCCCGGGCGGCCTCCTGGTGCGCACGCTGGTGCCGGCGAAGGCGGGGACGGCGGTGGAGCTGCACATCCTGCTGCCCACCCTGGGCGAGCGCCTGGAGACACACGGCGTGGTGGCCTGGGCCCACGCCTACGCGCCTCGCAACGGCGTGTCCCACCCCTACGGCATGGGCGTGCGCTTCCTGGGCATGGGCCCACCGCGCCTCATGCAGTTGCGCCAGCTGTGCCAGGCGGAGGTGCGCCCGTGACAGCGCAAGGCGCACCGAGGCGCAAGAAGGTCCTGCTGGTGGATGACTCGGACACCGTCCTGTTGCTCCAGCGGATGCTGCTGGCGGAGCTGGGCCACGACGCCATCGTCGCGCGGGACGGGCTGGAGGCGCTGGCGCGCGCGGAGCAGGAGCGGCCGGACCTCGTCTTCCTCGACGTGCTGATGCCGCACCTGGACGGGCTGGAGACGTGCCGCCTGCTGCGCGACCGGGAGCCGACGCGGCGCACGCCCATCATCCTCTGCAGTGCGCGCGCCGAGGCGCGCAGCGTGCGCGCGTGCTTCAACAGCGGCTGCAACGACTTCGTGGCCAAGCCCTTCGACGGCGCCGCGCTGGTGGCCCTGCTGCGGCGCTACCTGGACTAGTCGCGCGGGCTTCCGGTGGGAGGCTGGGGCGGCCGGGCCGGCATGGAGCGGCGCGGCAGCGTCACGGTGAAGGTGGTGCCTTCCGCCTCATCGGAGCGGACCTCGATGGTGCCGCCGTGCGCCTGGACGATTTCCCGGACGATGAAGAGCCCCAGCCCGTAGCTCATCTTCAGCGTGCGCGAGCTCTGGGGCCCGCCGCGGAAGGGCTCGAAGAGGTGGGGCAGCAGGTTGTCCGGAATGGGGCGGCCGGCGTTGTGGACCTCCAGCACCACCCGGGTGCGCAGCCCGCGCGCCGTCAGCCGCACCGGCGTGTCCGGCGGGCTGTACTTGAGCGCGTTCTCCACCAGGTTGGACGTCACCTGCGCCAGCCGATCCGGGTCCCACACGCCCTGGGTGTTGCCCTTGGGGTCCACCTCGACGGTGCGCTGGGGGAAGGCCACGCCGAACTCGTGGGCCACCTTGGCCACCAGGTCCTTCAGGTCCACCGGCCGGGGCTCAATGGCCACGCCGCCCATCAGCCGCGTGCGCGTGAAGTCCAGCAGCAGCCGGGTGAGCCGCTCGATGCGCACCGCCGCGGTGGCGATGCGCTGACTGGTGCGCTGCGCATCCTCGTCGGTGCCGCCCGCGGCGAGCACGCGCGACCAGTTCATGATGGCGCCCAGCGGGCTGCGGATGTCATGGGTGACGATGCCCATGAGCTGCTCCTGGAACTCGGAGTGCCGCCGGGCCTCCTCTTCCGCCCACTTGCGCTGGGTGATGTCGCGGCTGATGCCGAACAGGCCAAACACCTTGCCCTCGGCGTCACGCAGCACGCCCTTGGTGGACAGCCACACGCGCGGCCCGTCCACGCCCGGCTGCGCGTCCTCGTAGGTGACGGTGCGGCCGAAGGCGAACACCTCGCGGTCGTTCGCCGCGTTGGTGCGCGCCACCGCCGGGTCGAACAGCTCGAGGTCCGTGCGCCCCACCACGTCCTCGGCGCGGTAGCCCACGGCCTTCGCGCCCGCCGCGTTCATCATCGTGAAGCGGCCGTCCAGGTCCTTCGTGTAGACGGCGTCCGTGGTGCCTTCGAGGATGGCGCGGAACACCTCGCCGTTGCGGCGCAGCGCCTCGCGCCCCTTGCGCTCCTCGGTGATGTCGCGGCAGTGCACCAGCAGGCCGCCCTCCACCGGGCGCACGCGCACGTCGAGGCAAATCTCCGCTCCCGGCCAGGCGTGCTCGTAGCGGACGGAGGGCTGCTCGGAGACGGGCTGCTCGAAGTGCAGGTGACGGCTCAGCTCCAGCAGCTCCGGGCACACCCGGCGCACGTCGTCCTGCAACCGCGCCGCGTCGCCGAGCAGCCGGGCCATGTCTGGATTCACGTACGCCAGACACCACCGCGCATCGAGCAGGAAGAAGGCGTCCGGGAGCGCCTCCAGGAGCGTTTGCAGCAGCTCGGGGGAGAGTGCCTCGGCGGAAGGCTCGGCCAGGGGACGCTGGCGCTTCTTGGCGGGGGTGGGGGGCATGCCTCTTCGGTTTCAGCGGTGGGAACGGAACCATACCCCGCTCTCCGCCCCGCGCGATGCCAGGCAGGCATCAGCGCGCTGTGTGTCGCCCCCGTTGCCTGGAAGGGAGGCGACCCCCGCCTCCAGGGTGCATCCGTGACAGAGGAATGCGACCCGGGTGGATGCAGCCTGGGTGAAACAAGAATTTCAGGAAGTCACTTTCGAGGGAGGGTGGAGAAAGTCAGGCAGGCGGTGGCTCACGAGGTTCTGTCGGGGTGCTCCGCTTCGTCCTTCTCGAAGAGGCTCTCCAGCTCTTTGCGAGCTTTGTCGGCCAACTCCACGAGCTTTTGCTCGTCGCGGTGGAACCGGGCCGTCTCGCGCAGGAGGCGCTCGTCGTGTTCCATCATCCGTTCCTGGGCGCGCCGGCTCTCCGAATACGTGAGGCCCAGCTCCTGGAGCACCCCGGTGCCCATCTCCAGGCTGTCGAGAAACGTCTCACGCATCACCCGGTCGATTCCCATGTCCAGCAGCTCGTAGGCGTGCACGCGGTTGCGCGCGCGGGCGAACAAGATGAGGTGGGGGAAGTGTTGCTGCACGGCCCGCGCGGTGCGCAGGGACGCCTCGATGTCGTCGATGGCGAGCACGAACACCTTCGCCTTGTCCGCGCGGGCCGCGCGCAGCAGGTCCAGACGTGAGGCGTCTCCGTAGAAGACCTGGCTGCCGAAGCGCTTCATGAAGTCAATCTGCTC
This genomic stretch from Myxococcus virescens harbors:
- a CDS encoding chemotaxis protein CheW translates to MSVLHVVFKVDGAEYVLPAADVLQMESFTGATPVPGAAPHVAGLVQVRGRVIPVVDARLRFGLPPVERTLDSRVVVAQLGSRVVGLVVDSAREVLKLDPQQLKPPPPLVVEGARGFVKAVAQVGPRLVMLIDFPRVIGEETLDGDGQR
- a CDS encoding methyl-accepting chemotaxis protein, encoding MATDSGNAGVALEEARTLAEDAARSVQESVGLVQAVEGLATRLAAGGNEQAAASEQVRAAIESVAAHVEETGQSVHELVRSQRTVSDSARAQVQEAEATAGTLQEVNASVAGVRKDAAHLAASADTTAGALEEVSRSVKGVSANAEELAASSEELLASMTEMNATVADLVARNQASAAATEQVAATAEEMAKGIVRLSTDSQGVGERVAQVTQAVTGMVRSLAEASRDATAMASSVEDTAATVEELARSVKGVAENARTLETHSASTASSVEEVAASVEEVAATAEKNAATVEANAATIEQLARSAQTVAKASEQINSLAAGSATASAQLEASTRRVAQMMEEARTTAERVGSTAREGGATVARSIAGFGRIRESIVGSAGVMKEMGRRAEEIGDIVQTINLIADRTNLLSLNASIEAARAGEHGRGFAVVAEEIRALADRAAAASADVAKIVRGLQTTAREAATASGEGVRAADEGAALAGDAERALATILKGVEDLGSNVREVSRASSEQVQATQALVQGTAKVSEQGRAIAISAAEQAQAAQALAQGGAEMRRMSRQTMQATSEQARALRDVVRSNGQLAEATQKVSRAVQEQAVAAADLAKGTSQMRQLVQGVSGVVSTQSRDVAGVGTLVQEAAASTQRTLVGLAEQATAAQEVTRAMEETRKQVAQSARGMTEQARALKQSETASRQVAKLAASVTRAAEEQSKALSGLVREADEVRRVARQTSRALDEQTEALGALTASASRQATGVAVVARASAEATAVMEGLAKNVEEIRLRARDITTATAQQARATATTATEVQEVAGRLAHLTRLQGAQSESLARLRGALGGAKDNPEVAAASPREQRA
- a CDS encoding HEAT repeat domain-containing protein; amino-acid sequence: MTAASSTSVHPLTLSAEDRSQVDEVEQLAQRGAASLALLVGGLDAQSWAVRRAVVGALAKLGTPAVAPLRDVLLHRRDSEARLAAAVEALVASTGDVEGTLEALGEDANPAIVCDVAQVLGRRRSRRSVPLLSRLTVHPDDNVAVAAIEALGRVGGGAAVDALLAALGSGNFFRIFPAIDVLGRCGDPVVVPALLGLLPDPFYTLEAARALGRTGQEAAVPSLVGLLRKGNDASVRAAAVALVDIHEAQVQRFGGSRTVHTAVRGPESAVLGRRLSQCVPSADTTEKTALARLLGWVGGQDAAFGLLKLLDGPDPSVARAAAGALSELGADADTQILQALREGDSLRRRVLLPLVGRRSAAVPDVMSCLEDRDAAVRALAADTLSRIGSPAAVPALFERLVDEDLRVVQAAVGAIQSLGSDTTEKLALQAARSPDARLRRAALRIISYFGYSKGLEVLLQAMRDPDERLRDAAIYGLPFIEDPRAVDALLTAASHESERTRAAAMRALGQTEKEARTTSALLRGLNDRDPWVRYYACQALGKLNEEAAADAIVALADDAAGQVRVAVVDALAHMHTESAMSALQRAAASADADVRRAALLGLGVGRRPDALPVLLEAAKSEDAATRLVALSAVAEYEAPETLPALLHAAGDGDDSVRSAAVGFIATRPGVPATQALVSLLGDMTLRERVVSALALPLEGRLPGLLAALEAADEVTAPLLVAALARMRRADARAALMQLLVSASPAGRRAAVPAVAALGTLEAREALERASNQDEDPEVRRACRLVLSR
- a CDS encoding CheR family methyltransferase; the protein is MFSLPMSPQVFAILAALIEQRSGVHYAPEDRELLADKVAPRALDAGFDSLLDYYYFLRYDPAGSEALDALVDSLLVHETYFFREALPLRVLAEDLLVPAVRAGRRPRVWSAACSTGEEPLTLAMMLAELGVLDEVELLASDLSARALERARTGEHNLRSLRALPPGVEGRWLETREGRPRVRPELVRAVDWRRVNLVDASAVAQLGTFDAILCRNVLIYFQDDTARRVVSSLTRALAPEGHLLVGTSESLMRFGTALACEERRGAFFYTKARP
- the cheB gene encoding chemotaxis-specific protein-glutamate methyltransferase CheB, with translation MTVVSPIRVLVVDDSAFARKVLRQVLSSAEGLEVVGVARDGLDALEKVAELSPDVLTLDLVMPGLDGLGVLRALASSAAAPRVVVVSSAGEESELAVAALQAGAVELVNKPTALATERLYELGGELVAKVRTAAGAVARAPPEPAPSPEASSAPVARAAAKSLVVVGTSTGGPQALTRLLSELPVDFPAPLALALHIPTGYTEAVARRLNAHCALEVFEAVDGLELRPGRVVLARSGQHLKLERHGPVTLARLDRQPLRTAHHPSVDVLFESAARSWGSDVVGLVLTGMGDDGVAGARAIREAGGTVLTESESSCVVYGMPRAVKEAGLATASAPLEGMLALLRRHVR